The genomic region ATTGTAAAAGTTAAATTTTCAATCTAATGTAAAAAAATAAGAAATTTAATCAGTAACTAACTTTTTTTACTTTTTATTAATTTGCATCATTCCCTTTTTTACTTTTCTATTCCCTTTCTTGCTATAACTCCTTTTTGAAAATAGTGTTTAACTTCTTTCATTTCAGTAACTAAATCTGCTAGTTCAATAAGTTCTTCTGGAGCATTTCTTCCTGTTAAAACAAGCTCTGTTGTCTCAGGTTTATTTTCAATTAAAAATTTAATCTCATCTACAGAAATTAGATCATATCTCAATGTTCCTAGGATTTCATCTGCTATAACTATATCATATTCTTTACTTAAAAGAGCAGACTTCAAACTTTCATATCCTTCTCTCATAAGTTTTTTATCTTCATCAGTAACATATTCTTTACTTCTAATAAAGACACCTCTTCCATATCTTTCATGAACAACTGTTTCAAACTTTTTCAATGTATGTAGCTCTCCATAGTCTCTTCCTTTTAAAAATTGACAGAAGAAGATCTTAAAGTTACTTCCTACTGCTCTTGCGATAAGTCCTAAAGCAGCAGTTGTTTTTCCCTTTCCATTTCCTGTATATATTTGAACATATCCCTTTTGCATATACTTATCCTTTCTATATTATTTTATTTTACCACTAACTTTCTTTACTATATTATAGCAAATTATATTTCTTTTCAAAAATAAAAAAAACTGTTGCAAAGTTAAATTTTTAATATAAAAGTTAAAAATAAGTGAGTTACAAATATAGATTTTAGATAAAAAATTAAAGCAAGTGAGCTGAGTAATTGTTGGAGTATCTGAAGCCAACTTATTGGCAATCTACTCAGTAACAAACTTTTTTTACTTTTTCAAAAAAAGACAGTTGTAAAATTTACAACTGTCTCTATTAATATATTATCTTTTATGCTGCTTTTTTAATATACTTCTTATAAAATTCATCAACATAGATAGCTATAGCATTATCTCCTGAAACATTTATTGCAGTTCCAAAACTATCTTGAGTAATATATAGAGCTATTAATAATGAACCTAAAGGTCCTTGTGCATCTATACCTATTAAGAATAGGAAAGGTAAAGCACTCATAACTGCTCCACCTGGTGCTCCTGGTGCAGCAACCATAGCTATTCCAAGCATACATAAGAACGGGAACATTACACCAAATGAATGTGGCATACCATTTAATAATAAAACTCCCATAATACAACTTGTTAAAGTTATCATACTTCCTGATAAGTGAATAGTTGCACATAAAGGAACTACGAAATCAACTATTTCAGGGCTTGTTCCATTTTTTAATCCACATTGTATATTTACAGGGATTGTTGCAGCTGATGATTGAGTTCCAACTGCTGTAAAATATGCTGGTATTTGGTTTTTAATAAGAGTAAATGGATTTTTCTTTGATACTCCACCAGCAATAGAAAACATAACAAGCATATAGATGTAGTGCATAGCAAATATACATAAATAAATAGCTGCAAATACACCTAAAACTTTAAATACTATTCCAGAGTATGCCATTTCACTAAATATTCCTAAAATATGGAAAGGCAATAGTGGAATTACAAATCCAGCTAATATTTTTGATATTATTTCTTCATATTCTACAAATAGATTAAATGTTGTTTCACCTTTCTTTTGGCTTCTCATAATACTAATTGTAATACCCATCATAAATGCAAAAACTATTGCAGCAGTTACATCTATAGGTGGTTTTAAAGGAATAGTAAAATATGGAGCAACATCTTTTCCCTCAAAATTAATTCCTTGAGAAATTCCTGAAACTAATTTTGGATATAGATTTGCTGCAACTGTATATGAAAATGTTCCTGCAATTATTGTTGAAACATAAGAAACAACAGCAGTAAATCCTAAAAGTTTTCCTGCACCTTCTGTAAGTTTTGCTATTCCTGATACAACAAACCCAACTATCATTAAAGGTATGAAGAATGATAGGAATAAGCCAAAGAATGTACTGAAAGTTTTAAAAATTCTTACAAACCAAAGTGGTGTAAATTGCCCAATTAATATACCAACAACTATGGCAATTAATAATCTTGGAACTAAACCTATTTTTTTAGTATCCATAACGCTCCCTCCTACAATTTTAAAATATTTTATATCTATATAGAACACTATATACTATATAAATATAACGTTTCTTCATTTAATTAAATTTATCACAATATTATTATTTAGTCAAGTAATATTTTTTTATGATACTCAATAAAAATATTTGAACAAAGAAATACTTCTTATCAATAAAATTAAAAATTTTTTTATTGAAAAAAAATAGACAAAATATAGAAGTTAAAATCTTTTTTTTATTAAAAATTATTTCTAAAATTATATAAAAATAAAAAATAATAAACTAATTTTTTAACAAAAAAATTATTCTATGATATAATAAGTAGATAAAAATATTTTAGAGGGATAAAAATGTATAATGAAATAGATTTACATAATCTTGACTTCAAAGTTGCCCTATCAGTTTTTAAAAAGAAATACAATGAAGCCTTAAAGAGAAAAGATAGAAGAGAGATCTTGGTAATTCATGGCTATGGTGCTAATAAGTTAGGACATAAAGCTGTTTTAGCAATTAACTTAAGAAATTTTTTATCAAATAATAGAGATAAATTGAATTATAGGCTTGATATCAATCCAGGTGTAACCTATGTCACTCCAATATCTAAGTTAGAATAGAATGTGAGGAAATATGTATATAAGATTAAAAAATAATAAAATGTCAGTTAGATTAAATGATTTTTTGGATAAAAATGATATAAAATATTTTACAATGATAGACAAATCTGGTATAAAATATGCTATACTATATATACCAAATGATTTTAATCAAGACAATTTTAAAGAAATTGAAGATATAGCTGAAGTTATAAAATTAACAAGCCCATATAAATTTGTAAGTAGAGAATTTAAAGAGACAGATACTATTATAGATGTAAAAGGTCATCTAATAGGTGGAGATAATTTTATGCTTATGGCTGGACCTTGTTCTGTAGAAAATAAGGAAATGCTTTCAAATATAGCTAAAGAAGTAAAAAAAGGTGGAGCTATTGCCTTAAGAGGTGGAGCATACAAACCTAGAACTTCTCCTTATGACTTTCAAGGACTTGGTGAAATAGGATTAAAATATTTAAGAGAAGTGGCTGATGAAAATGATATGCTTGTTGTAACTGAACTTATGGACAGTGATGATTTAGAACTTGTTTCTTCCTATGCAGATATAATTCAAATAGGAGCAAGAAACATGCAAAACTTTAGTTTACTTAAAAAACTTGGTAAAATAGATAAACCTGTTTTACTAAAAAGAGGTTTAAGTGCAACTATAAATGAATTTTTATTGTCAGCTGAATATATTCTTGCCCATGGGAATCAAAATATTATTCTTTGTGAAAGAGGAATTAGAACTTTTGAAACTATGACAAGAAATACCCTAGACTTAAATGCTATTGCCTTAGTGAGAGAACTATCGCACCTTCCTATCATAGTTGATGCAAGTCATGGTACAGGTAAAAGAAGTTTAGTTGGTCCTCTTACACTAGCAGGAATAATGGCTGGAGCTAATGGAGCCATGATAGAAGTACATGAAAATCCAGATTGTGCACTATCTGATGGACCTCAATCACTTGATTTTAAATTATTTAATAAAGTGGCTAATAATATAAGAAAGAGTTTGCATTTTAGAAAGGATTTAGAATAATGAACTATATAGATAAAGATATAATAGATCATAAGGACTATATTGAATTTACTACCTTTAGTAAATTTAATATAAAAATCTTTTTTACTAAAAAACATTATGGAAGTATTCCTGAAAAAAGTAAAGAAGAGGTTGCTAAAGATTTTTCTTTAAATAAAGTTATGCTTTCTTGCTATCAAACTCATAGTGATAATGTTGTTTTAGTAGGGGAAGATACAAGTACTCATTATTTTCCAAATACTGATGGAATACTAACATCAAATAAAAATGCTGCTGTTCTTACTAAGTATGCAGACTGTTTACCTATATTCATCTATGATGAAGAAACTAAAATTTTTGGAGCAATACATTCTGGTTGGAAGGGTTCATTTCAAGAGATAGTAAAAAGAGCTATTGAAAAAATAAATCCTAAGGATTTATCAACTATAAATATATTATTTGGTATAGGTATTTCTTGTGAGAAATATAATGTGGGAAAAGAATTTTATGAAAATTTTAAAGATAAATTTTCAAAAGAAATTGTGGATAAAGTTTTTTTTATAAGGAATAATGAATTTTTCTTTGATAAT from Fusobacterium periodonticum ATCC 33693 harbors:
- a CDS encoding cob(I)yrinic acid a,c-diamide adenosyltransferase translates to MQKGYVQIYTGNGKGKTTAALGLIARAVGSNFKIFFCQFLKGRDYGELHTLKKFETVVHERYGRGVFIRSKEYVTDEDKKLMREGYESLKSALLSKEYDIVIADEILGTLRYDLISVDEIKFLIENKPETTELVLTGRNAPEELIELADLVTEMKEVKHYFQKGVIARKGIEK
- a CDS encoding dicarboxylate/amino acid:cation symporter gives rise to the protein MDTKKIGLVPRLLIAIVVGILIGQFTPLWFVRIFKTFSTFFGLFLSFFIPLMIVGFVVSGIAKLTEGAGKLLGFTAVVSYVSTIIAGTFSYTVAANLYPKLVSGISQGINFEGKDVAPYFTIPLKPPIDVTAAIVFAFMMGITISIMRSQKKGETTFNLFVEYEEIISKILAGFVIPLLPFHILGIFSEMAYSGIVFKVLGVFAAIYLCIFAMHYIYMLVMFSIAGGVSKKNPFTLIKNQIPAYFTAVGTQSSAATIPVNIQCGLKNGTSPEIVDFVVPLCATIHLSGSMITLTSCIMGVLLLNGMPHSFGVMFPFLCMLGIAMVAAPGAPGGAVMSALPFLFLIGIDAQGPLGSLLIALYITQDSFGTAINVSGDNAIAIYVDEFYKKYIKKAA
- a CDS encoding Smr/MutS family protein; the encoded protein is MYNEIDLHNLDFKVALSVFKKKYNEALKRKDRREILVIHGYGANKLGHKAVLAINLRNFLSNNRDKLNYRLDINPGVTYVTPISKLE
- the aroF gene encoding 3-deoxy-7-phosphoheptulonate synthase, with product MYIRLKNNKMSVRLNDFLDKNDIKYFTMIDKSGIKYAILYIPNDFNQDNFKEIEDIAEVIKLTSPYKFVSREFKETDTIIDVKGHLIGGDNFMLMAGPCSVENKEMLSNIAKEVKKGGAIALRGGAYKPRTSPYDFQGLGEIGLKYLREVADENDMLVVTELMDSDDLELVSSYADIIQIGARNMQNFSLLKKLGKIDKPVLLKRGLSATINEFLLSAEYILAHGNQNIILCERGIRTFETMTRNTLDLNAIALVRELSHLPIIVDASHGTGKRSLVGPLTLAGIMAGANGAMIEVHENPDCALSDGPQSLDFKLFNKVANNIRKSLHFRKDLE
- the pgeF gene encoding peptidoglycan editing factor PgeF, producing the protein MNYIDKDIIDHKDYIEFTTFSKFNIKIFFTKKHYGSIPEKSKEEVAKDFSLNKVMLSCYQTHSDNVVLVGEDTSTHYFPNTDGILTSNKNAAVLTKYADCLPIFIYDEETKIFGAIHSGWKGSFQEIVKRAIEKINPKDLSTINILFGIGISCEKYNVGKEFYENFKDKFSKEIVDKVFFIRNNEFFFDNQLFNYYLLKEYGVKEEKMFLNNRCTFSENFHSFRRDKELSGRNGAIIFMEE